The Candidatus Edwardsbacteria bacterium nucleotide sequence AGCGAAGGCCGGCCTATGTCAAGCGTTGGGGAGAGAAGGTCAATGTCCTGCTGGACAGCCTGTATGCCGATTTTCAGAAAACCCATCCCAGGGCCCTATCCATGGCCTTGATCTGGGGTCAAAAAAAGTAATAATGATGCAAGGAGAAACAAATGTCTGAGATAAAGATATCGCAACCGTCTAAGGACGAACTGGATAAATTGGGTATAGTCAGCTGGTCATCGTGGGAATGCGACCCCTCGGAATTCGACTGGCGGTATCCCGACCAGGAGACAGCATATGTTTTCAAGGGCAAGGTAGTAGTCACAACTGCTGACGGCGCCAAGGTTGAGATCAACGCCGGAGATCTGGTGGTGTTTCCCAAGGGGCTTAAATGCCATTGGCAGGTGTTAGAGCGGATCGAGAAGGTCTATAAAATGGAATAATAGCCCCTTCCACGTCCTTTCTCTTTATTAAGAGAAGGAAACAAAGGGTTGAGTTGTCAAATATAATCAACATAAACAGCAGGAAAAATATGTCAAAACTAAAAGTCGGCGTGATCGGTGTGGGTAGCCTGGGCCAGCACCATGCCCGGGTCTTTTCCGAGATCAAGGAAGTAGAACTGGTCGGCGTGGCCGACAGCGACCAGCAGCGGGCCTCCGAGATCGCAGCTAAGAACAAGACTAAAGCCTTTTCCGACTACCGGGAACTGCTTAAAGAGACCCAGGCGGTAAGCGTGGTAGTGCCCACCAGCCTGCACTATGCCGTAGCCAAAGAAGTGATCGCCTCCGGCAATCATCTGCTGCTGGAAAAACCCATCACTTCAAAGATTGAAGAAGCGGAAGAACTGGTGGATCTGGCAGAAAAAGGATCTATAAAATTACAGGTGGGCCATATCGAGCGGTTCAATCCGGCCATCCGGGCAGCTTCCAGCCATATAAACGATCCCAAATTTATCGAATGCACCCGCATCGCTCCCTTCGTCACACGCGGCACCGATGTCCCGGTGGTACTGGACCTGATGATCCACGACATCGACATAATTTTGTCCTTCGTCCGCTCGCCGCTTAAGAACATCTCGGCCATCGGCTTCAACCTGGTCAGCGAAAAGGAGGATATCGCCAACGCCCGTTTGGAGTTCGCCAACGGCTGTGTGGCCAATGTCACCGCGTCACGCATCTCCGCCAAGAAGGAACGGAAGATCCGCTTCTTCCAGCGCAATGCCTACATCAATGTCGATTACATGAAGCCCGAAGTAAAGGTCTATAAACTGAAAGGCGAACCCAAAGGCGTGCTGGATCTGGCCAAGATGGTGGATTACCAAGAATTAAAGATCGACAAGGTGGAGCCACTGAAAGCTGAATTATCCGCTTTTGTCGATTGCCTGATCAACGGCCGGGAGCCCTTGGTGACCGGACAGGACGGCCTGATGGCCCTGAAAGTGGCAGGGGATATTTTAAAAACGATCGAAAAACACAAACTACAGCTCTCATAGCAATCGGAGGTGTTTTAAATGGAATATAAATATTTTGACAAATCCGGCCCGGCCAATACCGAAGAAACCTTACGACTGGCCCTGTCCCGGACCCGGGAGCTGGATATAAAGAACATCCTGGTGGCCACCACCTCCGGTGCGACGGCCCTTAAGGCCGCCGAACTATTCTCCGGTTTCAACTTGGTGGCAGTAACCCACTCGGCTGGTTTTTCCTTTAAGGATGTGCAGGAGTTGGATGCCAAAAACAAAAAGACCTTGGAAGCAAGGGGTATTAAAGTGCTCACCTGCCAGCATGCCCTAGGCGGGGTCAACCGGGCGGTCAGAAGAAAGTTCAACACCTACCAGATGGACGAGATCATTGCCTACACTCTGCGGACCATGGGGCAGGGCTTCAAGGTCTGCATAGAGATGGCCCTGATGGCGGCCGATGCCGGGCTGGTCTCGGTCAAGCAGGAGCTCATCGCCATCGGAGGAACCAGCAGCGGGGCCGACACCGCCGTGGTCCTGACGCCAGCCAACGCCCAGGATTTCTTTGATCTCAAAGTACATGAGATAATCTGCAAACCACGCAACATTTAGGTTTTAAATGAACAGAACCGGCCTCAGATCATCTTTCCTTTTTCCGGCATTGGGAAAATTATTGATCCCCATCCTGGTCGGATCCATTTGCCTTTCTCTGTGGCAAATATTCCAGACAACTTTCAAGATCGCTCCCAAAATTCAATCAGTCTTGGCCCTCCCGGTTTATTTGATCAGCGGGCTGTCCGGCTTTGCCATACTGGTCGTCCTGCCTGGGTATTTCGTTAAGATAATTAACCAAGCCGCCGATAAAAATGAGTACATATTTAGCTGGCGGGAATTGGCGGATGTTCAAAATGCCATCCTGGTGCCAGCTTTTAAAATATTATTAGTGACGGTCTGGTCCTTTTTGCCCATAGAGCTGTATCTGGCCCTGCTGGTCAAAAATCATGGGGCGCCATCGCCCTTGGCACTAATATTTCTTTTATTGTTCAGCTTTATATATTTTCCCATGGCATTGCTGATGATGGCTGTCACGAATAAAACCAGGCCTTCCCTGCTTCCATCCAATGTCATCGAACCGATATTCAAAACTTTTAAGCGGTATATCCTGTTTTTATTATTATTCTGGATTTTATTTCTGTTGCCGCTCTTTGCCTTGCTCCTTTGGCCCATCCCCTTTATCGGCCCGCTGGCATCCTCTTTCATTCTATTATATCTTTGGACCTGCGGCATGCATCTGC carries:
- a CDS encoding Gfo/Idh/MocA family oxidoreductase — encoded protein: MSKLKVGVIGVGSLGQHHARVFSEIKEVELVGVADSDQQRASEIAAKNKTKAFSDYRELLKETQAVSVVVPTSLHYAVAKEVIASGNHLLLEKPITSKIEEAEELVDLAEKGSIKLQVGHIERFNPAIRAASSHINDPKFIECTRIAPFVTRGTDVPVVLDLMIHDIDIILSFVRSPLKNISAIGFNLVSEKEDIANARLEFANGCVANVTASRISAKKERKIRFFQRNAYINVDYMKPEVKVYKLKGEPKGVLDLAKMVDYQELKIDKVEPLKAELSAFVDCLINGREPLVTGQDGLMALKVAGDILKTIEKHKLQLS
- a CDS encoding cupin domain-containing protein — encoded protein: MSEIKISQPSKDELDKLGIVSWSSWECDPSEFDWRYPDQETAYVFKGKVVVTTADGAKVEINAGDLVVFPKGLKCHWQVLERIEKVYKME